A single window of Nicotiana sylvestris chromosome 5, ASM39365v2, whole genome shotgun sequence DNA harbors:
- the LOC104219133 gene encoding beta-D-glucosyl crocetin beta-1,6-glucosyltransferase-like, with amino-acid sequence MDTRQRSIRIAMLPWLAHGHICPFIELAKALSKRNFYIYICSTPVNINSFKQTISEKDSISIKIVELHLPNLPELPPHYHTTNGLPPHLMSTLKNALDMAKPSFFHILSTLKPDLVMYDFLQPWVPTMAASQNIPSVLFLTPGAAASCYLFHIGRKKPVSEYPFSAIYLRDHEYDRNRDMFEPTEDDGYTDTQRRVNGCIDGSSEIILIKTIRELEGKYMDFLSTLCEKRYVPVGPLVREPETEHEHSEVMKWLNSKQRCSTVLASFGSEYFLSKEEMEELAYGLELSNVNFLWVVRFPVGTNISLEEALPKGFLDRIGNRGKIVQGWAPQLRILQHSSIGGFVSHCGWSSVMEGLQLGIPIIAMPMHLDQPLNAKLVVDAGVGEEAVRDKYGNLDRQEVAKVIRKVVAEKIGQRLRKRAREYSEFLESNGAKEINEVVEELLKLCRVTRRQDSTELLY; translated from the exons ATGGATACACGACAGAGAAGCATTAGAATAGCAATGTTGCCATGGCTAGCACATGGTCACATATGTCCCTTCATAGAACTAGCCAAAGCACTGTCCAAGAGAAATTTCTACATATACATATGTTCCACACCAGTCAATATCAATTCTTTCaaacaaacaatttcagaaaaagaTTCAATTTCAATAAAGATAGTTGAACTTCACCTTCCAAATTTACCTGAACTTCCTCCTCACTACCACACCACAAATGGCCTACCACCCCATCTCATGTCCACTCTAAAAAATGCTTTAGATATGGCCAAACCAAGCTTTTTTCATATACTTAGTACTTTGAAGCCAGATTTGGTTATGTATGATTTTCTTCAGCCATGGGTTCCAACTATGGCTGCTTCACAGAATATACCATCTGTTCTATTTCTTACTCCTGGTGCAGCAGCAAGTTGTTATCTTTTTCATATTGGTAGAAAGAAGCCTGTTTCTGAATACCCTTTTTCAGCTATTTACCTTAGAGATCATGAGTACGACAGGAATAGAGATATGTTTGAACCAACTGAAGATGATGGATATACAGATACACAGCGAAGAGTCAATGGATGCATAGATGGATCATCTGAAATCATCTTGATCAAGACTATCAGAGAGCTAGAAGGAAAATACATGGATTTTCTCTCTACTTTATGCGAGAAAAG GTATGTTCCTGTTGGACCGCTTGTTAGAGAACCAGAAACAGAGCATGAACATTCAGAGGTAATGAAGTGGCTAAACAGTAAACAAAGATGTTCCACAGTTTTGGCTTCATTTGGGAGTGAGTATTTCCTGTCCAAGGAGGAAATGGAAGAACTGGCTTATGGGCTAGAGCTCAGCAATGTGAATTTCTTGTGGGTTGTGAGATTTCCAGTGGGAACAAATATCAGCCTAGAAGAAGCGCTTCCAAAAGGTTTTCTTGATAGAATTGGGAACAGAGGAAAAATAGTACAAGGATGGGCTCCACAGCTAAGAATTTTGCAACATTCAAGTATAGGCGGATTTGTGAGCCATTGTGGATGGAGTTCAGTAATGGAAGGGCTTCAACTTGGAATTCCAATTATAGCTATGCCAATGCATCTTGATCAGCCACTTAATGCTAAGTTGGTAGTAGATGCAGGGGTAGGTGAAGAGGCTGTTAGGGACAAATATGGAAATCTTGATAGACAAGAGGTGGCAAAGGTCATAAGGAAAGTGGTGGCAGAGAAAATAGGGCAGAGATTGAGAAAAAGAGCAAGAGAGTATAGTGAATTTTTGGAGAGTAATGGAGCCAAAGAAATAAATGAAGTTGTTGAAGAGTTGCTAAAACTTTGTAGGGTCACAAGAAGACAGGATTCTACTGAACTGCTTTACTAA
- the LOC104219134 gene encoding uncharacterized protein translates to MEACCIHHPECKWIIMASRMQRDKAFQIKTYNPIHTCKEWHHENRTITSSIIARRYLKEIGSNRDWKVAEFRDRVSVELRAQVTLSQAKRAKMKAIALIDGDIKDQYKMMWDYFNEIDRTNPGSTVYTKFIDNEIPNEPQRFQRLYICFAACKLGFGAGCRKIVGVDGCWLKGPMYGTQLLSAVGMDGNNNIFPVAYAIVEKENKDTWAWFLNHLAADLNIHETGWTFMSDKQKGLIKAFNIHESWCWNSVVF, encoded by the coding sequence ATGGAGGCATGTTGCATACATCATCCAGAGTGCAAATGGATAATCATGGCTTCTAGAATGCAAAGAGACAAGGCTTTTCAGATTAAAACTTACAATCCCATACATACTTGTAAGGAGTGGCATCATGAAAATAGAACGATCACATCATCTATCATTGCAAGAAGATACCTCAAAGAAATTGGATCAAATCGGGACTGGAAAGTGGCTGAATTTAGGGATAGAGTAAGCGTTGAACTAAGAGCTCAAGTAACGTTATCTCAAGCTAAAAGAGCTAAGATGAAGGCTATTGCATTAATTGATGGTGACATTAAAGATCAATATAAAATGATGTGGGATTATTTCAATGAAATTGATAGGACAAATCCAGGCAGCACAGTTTACACGAAGTTCATTGATAACGAGATTCCCAATGAGCCACAGAGATTTCAGAGACTATATATTTGTTTTGCTGCATGCAAGCTTGGCTTTGGAGCGGGTTGTAGAAAAATAGTAGGGGTGGACGGGTGTTGGTTGAAGGGTCCAATGTATGGGACTCAATTGTTATCTGCAGTTGGCATGGATGGTAACAACAACATATTCCCTGTTGCCTATGCAATtgtagaaaaggaaaacaaagataCATGGGCTTGGTTTTTGAATCATTTGGCGGCTGATTTGAATATACATGAGACTGGTTGGACCTTTATGTCAGACAAACAAAAAGGACTTATTAAGGCTTTTAATATACATGAAAGCTGGTGTTGGAATTCTGTTGTTTTTTGA